The following nucleotide sequence is from Deltaproteobacteria bacterium.
ATGCGCCTCTTCCCGGGAGGACACATGGGCGAGTCGCCGGACGTGTTTCCGACGATTTTGAGGTGGCTGCATAGGGAGTTGGATGGGGAGTGACGGAAGAATTGCAACAGCGGGAACCGTGAGACGATTCACAATGCTTTCTTCGATCGCGGTTTTTCGAAAGGAAGAACGATGAAGCTGCACTACTATCCCGAAACCGACAGCCTGTACGTCGAATTCAAGGCAGGACCAGGCACCGAGACGCGCGAGGTTGCCGGGGGCCTCAATGTCGATCTCGATGCTCACGGTGACGTCGTCGGCTTCGACATCGACAATGCTTCCAGACGACTCGACCTCTCCACCTTGGAAACCGAAGCGCTGCCGGTGCGGACTTATCGGGCGGGGTGACGAGAACGTGCCCGGCATAGGTTGAGCGGATAGACTCGGATTACTTCCGGACGATTGAGCCCCTGCCGCCCGACACGTGCGGCCGACCCGCCCTACCCCACCTTCTCCCGCGCCTCCATGATCTTGTGCACCACGGCCTCCACGTCAGCCTCATCGATGAACGGGGACAGGATGTACGACTTCAGGGCGTAGATGGGCTCGCCGTAGGCGGTGCGGCGGTAGCAGTCGGTGGCGGAGATGACGACGCCGCGGCCGGCCATGGCTTCGGAGTGGACGTACTGGAAGACCTTGCGGTTGAAGTCGTTGTGGGCCAGCAGGGTGTCGCGGAAGGCGGGGTCTTCGAACTCCTGGCGCTTGATGGCGAACGTGTCCACGCCCGGCGGATAGGCGCGGAACAGGCTCACGGTGCCGAAGTTGTCGCGGTTGACGACGGTGGTGCCTTCGTGGCCTTCGAGGTGCTCGCGCAGGAGCTGAGCCATTTCCACGATGTGCCCCAGTACCACCTGCAGGCCCTGGCGGCCGAACAGGCGGTAGTTGGCGATGGCGGCGAGGGGGCCGGTGCCGGCGCGGGAGGTCTCCAGCGTGTACATGCCGGGCCGGTGCTCGCCGAAGTGGTAGAGGTAGGGCATCTGCGCCGGGTCCCGGGCCAGGCGCGTCAGGTCGGCGCGGTCCTTGGCCAGCACCAGGCTTGAGATGTACGGCGCGAAACCGGTCTTGTGGAAGTCCACCCCCACGGAGTCCGCCAGCGGCAGGTGGCGCATGCGGCGGCACGCCCCCGCCAGGGCGCGCAGGGTACGCGGCCGGAAACCCAGGGGGTTGGCCTCGAAGTCGTAGTCGTTGAAGACCGCCCACGCCCAGCCGATGACCGCGTCGGCGTGGATGTGCGGGCGGTAGGGGAGCCGGAATTCATCCACCAACCCGTCCCGCAGCACCGCGATGGCCCCGAGGTCGTCGAGGCCGAACGAATCGGTGGTGCCCATGGTGGCGATGATGGCGGCGATCTTCCGGCCTTCCGACAATGCCTTCCGGGCGGCCTCCTCCAGTTGCGCCACGTCGATCTCGTTCTCCGGCGTCGTCGGCACCGTGATGAGGTTGCGCGTGCCCAGGCCGAGCCAGCCGGCGATGTTGGCGGCGCAGTAGTGCCCGGTGTCCGACACCAGAATCACGGCGTCCTGAGACACCCCGTTCTGGATGGTGTCCGGGCAGGCCTTCTCCAGCCCCATTTTGACCCCGTAGAGGGATGTGCCGGTGCCGCCGAAGGTGAACACCCCGCCGGACCGCTCCGGGTCGTAACCGATGAGCCCCGCGGTGATGCCCGCGGCCTCCACCTCGGCCAGCGCCACCAGCCGGCTGTACTCGTCCCAAGCGACGTTGGGGTTGTACAAGGCGGCCAACAGGACGCCGATCACGCTGGGGATGGTGGGCGGCGGGATCACGTTCTGCTGCGTGCGCGGGTGGCCGAAGAGCGTCATGCCGCGCAGGTAGCCCACGAGCTCGGCAGTCACCGCCTCCACCGACGACGTCCCCTCCGCCAAGGTCGCCGTGCGCGCCGCCTCGAAATCGCCTGCCGTCAGCTCACCGAGGATCGGCAACTCACCCTTCAGCGCGTCCACTTGGTCGAGGGCGCGCATGATGGAGTGGATGAAGTAGGAGTCGTGGATGGGATTGGAGACCGGCTGGGGAAACGCCAGCCGCACCTTGTCCAGAATGTCGCGATAGGGTGTCGTCATGGAGTATCGTCCTTGGAATCGGTTACGGGAAAATGCATCCTCCAAGGTTCAGTCTACAGGAAATCGCTGAACTCGCCATAAATCGTCCGGCGGCAAGCCAGACTGAGCCGTGAACCGCGCCGTCGCGCGAACGATCCGCAACTCAAGGTCGCTCCGCAAGACAGCGGATCGCCGGACCAGCGAAAGGAACCACGATGATCACCCTCTACAGCAAGGCGACCTCCAACGGCCGCAAGGCCTCCATCATGCTGGAGGAATCGGGCTTGGACTACACCGTCCAGCCCATGGACCTGGACAACCGGGAACAGAAGGAAGACTGGTACCTGGCCATCAACCCCAACGGTCGGATTCCCTGCATCGTGGACGACGACGGCCCCGGCGGCAAGGCCGTCACCGTGTTCGAGTCCGGCGCCATCCTCATCTATCTCGCGGAGAAGTCGGGGCGGCTGCTGCCCCAGGATCCCAGCGTGCGCATGGAGGTCCTCAACTGGCTCTTCTTCGCCTCCGGCCACATCACTCACACCGGGCTCGGCGTGCACTGGCAGGTCCGCCGCCGCGACGCCGGCGAGGAGCACGCCCACCTGAACGTGTGGCAGACGGAAAACAACCGCGTCTACGGCGTACTCAACCGCGGGCTGGAAGGCCGGGACTACCTGGCCGGCGACTACTCCATCGCCGACGTGTCCGCGTACCCCTGGATCTACCGCTGGCGGATGCAGGAAATCGATCTCGACAGCTATCCCAACGTGCGGGACTGGCTGGCCCGTGTCGGCGCCCGGCCGGCGGTGAAGCGAGGGTTGCAGATTCCGCCACGGGACGACGACTTTTAGTCGCCTTCGCGATCCCGACAAGTTCACCGAAACACGAAGACAGCCCAAATGGCGCCCTACCCGAACAACCCCATCAATGCCTCCACCGCCGCCCGCGTGTCCGAGAAGTCCGCCAACAGTTCGTCCGGCTCGATCTTCCGCAACTCCTCCAACGGGTTGTAGCGCCCCGTGGCCACGAGCAGGCACTTCATGCCGTTGCTCCTCGCGGCTTCGAGGTCCCGTGGGGTGTCGCCGACGATGACGCAGTGGCGCGGCTCCACCGCGACCTTCAGATGCGCGCTCCACCGTTCCATGGCGATGCGGGGGAGGTCGTTGCGGTTGGCGGAGTCGCTGCCGAAGGCGCCGGGGCCGATGTGCTGGCCGACGCCGGCGGCCTGGAGCTTGAGGCGGGCGGTGACCTCCATGTTGCCGGTGACGACGCCGAGGCAGAGGTCCGGCATGCGGCTCAGCTCGCCCACCAGCTCGGGGACACCGGCGAGAGCGCGCACACGGGTGGGGCCCTCGGTAATGGCGCGGGTGTAGCATTCCTTGAGGTTCGCGCTGAAGGCGGCTCCGTCCTCCGGCCTCCATTCCACGTCGTGGCCGCCGGTGTCGAAGATCTCCTGCAGGATGATCGGGTCGGTCTTGCCGTCGGGGCGGATGGTGCGGATGTCGCCGGGGACGCCGAAGGTCTTGAGGATGGCCTCGTTGAAGGCCACGTGGCCCTCCTGGGAGCGCAGCAGCGTGCCGTCGAGGTCGAAGAAGACGATTTTGGGTGCGTTGGCCATGACGGACTGGAAACTTATATGCTCGCGGCGTACATGGAAAGGGACTACGCGAAGCCGGCCGTCTGATTGACAAAGACGCCCGTGCGGGTTACGAAGAAAAACGCACAACTGGCGTGTACGTGGAGCTTACCACGAGGGAGTGCAAGTGTGGCTTTGGCCGCACCTGACTGCTGGACGGCCGAACGCCTGGGTCTCTATGCCAGAGAGGTTCAGGCTTTTTTTTGTGCAAAACCCGTCTCGTTCACCTTCCGTTGAGAGGACAACCCATACGCCATCGGATGTAAGCCCATGATCAAGCATTACCTCCTTTCTCCCGGTCCGACGCCTATTCCCAACGAAGTGCAGTTGGCCATGGCGCAGACCATGATCCACCACCGGACGCCGGAGTTCGCGGCGGTCCTGGAGGAGGCGCGGCAGGGGCTGAGGACACTGTTCGGCACGAAGAACGACGTCATCATCCTGGCCTCGTCGGGTACCGGCGCCATGGAGGCTGGGGTGGCCAACCTGTTCTCGCCGCGGGACAAGGTCATCGTGGTCAACGGCGGCAAGTTCGGCGAACGCTGGCTGCGCATCTGCCGCGCCTATGGCCTCGACGTGGTGGAGGTCCCGGTGGAATGGGGCACGGCCGTGGAGGTGAGCGCGGTGGAGCAGGCGCTCCGGGCCAACCCCGACACCAAGGGCGTGCTGATCCAGGCCAGCGAGACCTCCACCACGACGCTTCACCCGGTTCGCGAGATCGCCGCGCTCACGCGCGACAACGGGCCGCTGCTGCTGGTGGACGGCGTGACCGCGGTGGGCGTGCTGTCGGTGCCCATGGACGACTGGGGCATCGACGTGCTGGTGACGGGCTCCCAGAAGGCGATGATGCTGCCCCCCGGTCTGGCCTTCATCGGCCTCAGCGACCGGGCCTGGCAGAGGACCGCGGAAACCGGTTCCCCGCGCTTCTACTTCGACCTGAACAGCGAGCGCAAGGGACAGGCCAAGGGCTCCACCGCGTACACGCCGGCGGTGTCGCTGGTGTTCGGACTGTGCGCCGCCCTGAAGCTCATGCACGAGGAAGGCCTGGAGCGCGTCTACGCACGGCACGACCGCATGGCCCGGGCCACCCGCGCGGCGGTGACGGCCATGGGGCTCAAGCTCCTTTCTCCGGACAACCCCAGCCCCGCGGCCACGGGGTTCTACGTTCCCGACGGCTCCGACGGCGACGTGCTGCTCGACTACCTGCGGGCGCACATGGGGGTCACCCTGGCGGAGGGACAGGATCACCTGTCGGGAAAGGTCATCCGCATCGCCCACGTGGGCCACATGGGCGCATTCGACGTGATCGTGGCCATCAGCGCGCTGGAGATGGCGTTTCGAAAGTTTGATCTGCCGGTCACCCTCGGCAAGGGCGTGGCCGCGGCCCAGGATATCCTCATGGAGGCGCTGGATTGATGGAAGAGCTTCGGGAGCAGGAGGACGAGGCGCCTCTGTACGGGAACCTGATGAAGCCGCCCATGACGGCGGAAACGACCAGGAGTGACGGCGACATGATAAAGGTACTGGTTTCGGACCCCCTGCCGGACGTGGGTCTGGAAGTCCTGAACAAGGCGGCAGACATCGACGTGGACGTCCGCGTGGGCCTCGAGCCCGACGAGTTGAAGGAGATCATCGGCGGCTACGACGGGTTGATCCTGCGCAGCGGCACCAAGGTGACCGCGGACGTCCTCGAGGCCGCCGGCCGGCTGAAGATCATCGGCCGCGCGGGCGTGGGCGTGGAGAACATCGACGTGGACGCCGCCAGCCAGCGCGGCATCGTGGTGATGAACACCCCCGGCGGCAACAACGTCACCACCGGCGAGCACACCATATCGCTGATGATGGCCCTGGCGCGGCACATTCCCCAGGCGGTGGCGTCGGTCAAGAGCGGCAAGTGGAGCCGGCAGAAGTTCACCGGCGTGGAGCTGTGCAACAAGACCCTGGGGGTCATCGGCCTGGGCAACGTCGGGCGCATCGTCGCCGAGCGCGCCCTGGGCCTGCGCATGAAGGTGCTGGGCTACGACCCCTTCATCCCCGCGGAAGCGGCGGCGCGCATGGGCGTGGAATCGGCGAGCCTGGACGACATCTACGCGCGCGCGGACTTCATCACGGTGCACGTGCCGCTCATCGAGGAGACGCGCGGGCTCATCAACCGCGAAACCATCGCCCGGATGAAGGACGGCGTGCGCATCATCAACTGCGCGCGCGGCGGCATCGTGGACGAGAACGACCTGGCCGAAGCCATCAAGGAAGGCAAGGTGGCGGGTGCGGCGGTGGACGTGTACGTGGAGGAGCCGCCGGGGCCGGACCACCCGCTGGTGCAACTGGAGCAGGTGGTGACCACGCCGCACCTCGGCGCGTCCACCGACGAGGCCCAGCTCAACGTCTCCATCGCGGTGGCGGAGCAGGTGCGGGACTACCTCGTGGACGGGGTCATCCGCTACGCCGTCAACGCTCCCAGCGTGAGCCAGGACCTGCTGCGCGAGCTGCAGCCCTACCTGACCCTGGGCGAAAAGCTCGGCAGCCTGCACGTGCAGTTGCTGGGGCGTTTCCCCGAAGAGATCCAGATCGAGGGCGGCGGCGACGTGGCGCAGTACGACATCGCCCCCATCGCCATGGCCGTGCTGAAGGGCGTGCTGAGCTTTGCCCTGGCGGAACGGGTCAACTACGTGAACGCGCCGTTCATCGCGCAGGAACGGGGCATCAAGGTGGTCCAGTCCAAGAGCGAGAGCGCCGAGGACTTCGCCAGCTACATCAAGGTGCGGGTGCGCACGCAGGGCGAGGAGGCGGAGATCGAGGGCGCGCTCTTCGGCACCAACAACCCCCGCATCGTGCGCATCAACGAGTTCTACTTCGAGGCCGTGCCCGAGGGGCACATCCTGGTGTCCTACAACCGTGACGTCCCCGGCGTGGTGGGCGCGCTGGGCTCGCTGCTGGGCGACAACGGCATCAACATCGCCGGGCTGGAACTGGGGCGGGAGCGGGCCGGCGGACGCGCCATCTCGTTCATCCACGTGGACAACGCCGTGCCCAAGGAAGTGATGGACAAGTTCCGGGCGCTGCCCGAGGTCATCTCCTCGACGGCCGTGAGGCTGTGAGGCGCGGCAGGTGGCGAACGTCGCGGTCATAGGCGCCCAGTGGGGCGACGAGGGCAAGGGCAAGATCGTCGATCTGCTGGCCCGGCGGTCCGACGTGGTGGTGCGCTTCCAGGGCGGCAACAATGCCGGCCACACCCTGGTGGTGAACGGCAAGAAGACCATCCTGCACGTGATCCCCTCGGGCGCGCTCCACGAGGACAAGGTCTGCGTCATCGGCAACGGCGTGGTGCTGGACGCCGAAGTGCTGCTGGACGAGCTGCAAGAGCTGCGGCGCGAGGGGCACCTGCGGGACAAGCGCCAGCTCCGCATCAGCGAGCAGGCGCACCTGATCATGCCCTACCACAAGGCCATCGACGTGGCGCGGGAACGCATGCGCGGCGAGGGCAAGATCGGCACCACCGGCCGGGGCATCGGCCCCACCTACGAGGACAAGGCCGCGCGCGTGGGCATCCGCGTCGTGGACCTGCTGGAGGAGGACACCTTCC
It contains:
- a CDS encoding pyridoxal-dependent decarboxylase gives rise to the protein MTTPYRDILDKVRLAFPQPVSNPIHDSYFIHSIMRALDQVDALKGELPILGELTAGDFEAARTATLAEGTSSVEAVTAELVGYLRGMTLFGHPRTQQNVIPPPTIPSVIGVLLAALYNPNVAWDEYSRLVALAEVEAAGITAGLIGYDPERSGGVFTFGGTGTSLYGVKMGLEKACPDTIQNGVSQDAVILVSDTGHYCAANIAGWLGLGTRNLITVPTTPENEIDVAQLEEAARKALSEGRKIAAIIATMGTTDSFGLDDLGAIAVLRDGLVDEFRLPYRPHIHADAVIGWAWAVFNDYDFEANPLGFRPRTLRALAGACRRMRHLPLADSVGVDFHKTGFAPYISSLVLAKDRADLTRLARDPAQMPYLYHFGEHRPGMYTLETSRAGTGPLAAIANYRLFGRQGLQVVLGHIVEMAQLLREHLEGHEGTTVVNRDNFGTVSLFRAYPPGVDTFAIKRQEFEDPAFRDTLLAHNDFNRKVFQYVHSEAMAGRGVVISATDCYRRTAYGEPIYALKSYILSPFIDEADVEAVVHKIMEAREKVG
- a CDS encoding HAD family hydrolase, with the translated sequence MANAPKIVFFDLDGTLLRSQEGHVAFNEAILKTFGVPGDIRTIRPDGKTDPIILQEIFDTGGHDVEWRPEDGAAFSANLKECYTRAITEGPTRVRALAGVPELVGELSRMPDLCLGVVTGNMEVTARLKLQAAGVGQHIGPGAFGSDSANRNDLPRIAMERWSAHLKVAVEPRHCVIVGDTPRDLEAARSNGMKCLLVATGRYNPLEELRKIEPDELLADFSDTRAAVEALMGLFG
- the serA gene encoding phosphoglycerate dehydrogenase, with amino-acid sequence MEELREQEDEAPLYGNLMKPPMTAETTRSDGDMIKVLVSDPLPDVGLEVLNKAADIDVDVRVGLEPDELKEIIGGYDGLILRSGTKVTADVLEAAGRLKIIGRAGVGVENIDVDAASQRGIVVMNTPGGNNVTTGEHTISLMMALARHIPQAVASVKSGKWSRQKFTGVELCNKTLGVIGLGNVGRIVAERALGLRMKVLGYDPFIPAEAAARMGVESASLDDIYARADFITVHVPLIEETRGLINRETIARMKDGVRIINCARGGIVDENDLAEAIKEGKVAGAAVDVYVEEPPGPDHPLVQLEQVVTTPHLGASTDEAQLNVSIAVAEQVRDYLVDGVIRYAVNAPSVSQDLLRELQPYLTLGEKLGSLHVQLLGRFPEEIQIEGGGDVAQYDIAPIAMAVLKGVLSFALAERVNYVNAPFIAQERGIKVVQSKSESAEDFASYIKVRVRTQGEEAEIEGALFGTNNPRIVRINEFYFEAVPEGHILVSYNRDVPGVVGALGSLLGDNGINIAGLELGRERAGGRAISFIHVDNAVPKEVMDKFRALPEVISSTAVRL
- a CDS encoding glutathione S-transferase family protein; amino-acid sequence: MITLYSKATSNGRKASIMLEESGLDYTVQPMDLDNREQKEDWYLAINPNGRIPCIVDDDGPGGKAVTVFESGAILIYLAEKSGRLLPQDPSVRMEVLNWLFFASGHITHTGLGVHWQVRRRDAGEEHAHLNVWQTENNRVYGVLNRGLEGRDYLAGDYSIADVSAYPWIYRWRMQEIDLDSYPNVRDWLARVGARPAVKRGLQIPPRDDDF
- a CDS encoding DUF2283 domain-containing protein — encoded protein: MKLHYYPETDSLYVEFKAGPGTETREVAGGLNVDLDAHGDVVGFDIDNASRRLDLSTLETEALPVRTYRAG
- a CDS encoding alanine--glyoxylate aminotransferase family protein; the protein is MIKHYLLSPGPTPIPNEVQLAMAQTMIHHRTPEFAAVLEEARQGLRTLFGTKNDVIILASSGTGAMEAGVANLFSPRDKVIVVNGGKFGERWLRICRAYGLDVVEVPVEWGTAVEVSAVEQALRANPDTKGVLIQASETSTTTLHPVREIAALTRDNGPLLLVDGVTAVGVLSVPMDDWGIDVLVTGSQKAMMLPPGLAFIGLSDRAWQRTAETGSPRFYFDLNSERKGQAKGSTAYTPAVSLVFGLCAALKLMHEEGLERVYARHDRMARATRAAVTAMGLKLLSPDNPSPAATGFYVPDGSDGDVLLDYLRAHMGVTLAEGQDHLSGKVIRIAHVGHMGAFDVIVAISALEMAFRKFDLPVTLGKGVAAAQDILMEALD